A part of Amycolatopsis lurida genomic DNA contains:
- a CDS encoding phytanoyl-CoA dioxygenase family protein: MAELQHVGPDADLDHVTEIMERDGAIIIENFADSETLAGLWEDLGPDLQDSDYCEVGYDGHRTRRISSLFARTTRLTPIVTQPLYLGASRRLIQKPVPIWIGRSQIEMTPSIQISASQAIQIDPGQGKQPLHREDTLYLRPHPGPVIRMQLMLAMSDFTAENGATLVIPGSHLWDDTRAPRYAECVPAAMPAGSGLIFQGGTYHSGGRNDTDKPRTGLTLSLDLGSLRQEENQYLAVPKEKVLAYPEEVRRLLGYDRCAPGVGWFELQDPHMVLEHDDIDAARAAADRLGLNAAA, translated from the coding sequence ATGGCTGAGCTGCAGCATGTGGGTCCGGACGCGGATCTCGACCACGTCACCGAGATCATGGAACGCGACGGCGCGATCATCATCGAGAACTTCGCGGATTCCGAGACACTGGCGGGATTGTGGGAGGACCTCGGCCCCGATCTGCAGGACTCCGACTACTGCGAGGTCGGCTACGACGGCCACCGCACGCGTCGCATCTCCTCGCTGTTCGCGCGCACCACGCGGCTGACGCCGATCGTGACCCAGCCGCTCTACCTCGGCGCGTCCCGCCGCCTGATCCAGAAGCCCGTCCCGATCTGGATCGGCCGGTCGCAGATCGAGATGACGCCGAGCATCCAGATCAGCGCCAGCCAGGCGATCCAGATCGACCCCGGCCAGGGCAAGCAGCCCCTGCACCGCGAGGACACCCTGTACCTGCGCCCGCACCCCGGCCCGGTGATCCGGATGCAGCTCATGCTCGCGATGAGCGATTTCACCGCGGAGAACGGCGCCACGCTGGTCATCCCGGGCAGCCACCTCTGGGACGACACCCGCGCCCCGCGCTACGCCGAGTGCGTGCCCGCCGCGATGCCCGCCGGATCGGGCCTGATCTTCCAGGGCGGCACCTACCACAGCGGTGGCCGCAACGACACCGACAAGCCGCGCACCGGGCTGACCCTCTCGCTGGACCTCGGCAGCCTGCGGCAGGAGGAGAACCAGTACCTCGCGGTGCCGAAGGAAAAGGTGCTGGCGTACCCGGAGGAGGTGCGGCGACTGCTCGGCTACGACCGCTGCGCGCCGGGCGTCGGCTGGTTCGAACTGCAGGACCCGCACATGGTCCTCGAGCACGACGACATCGACGCCGCCCGCGCCGCCGCCGACCGGCTCGGCCTCAACGCCGCGGCCTGA
- a CDS encoding amino acid adenylation domain-containing protein: protein MVSELVHELVRAHADRTPEATAIHWEGGNLSYRELVDRAAAVTAALGGTDEAVAVRLPQGETRIAALLGVLGAGAHLSWLGTGDLGERGRVILGDLRPAYLLIDGDGTDDALASWYRDECGGKLVDAGGLGTEGLAAPSTVDPSGRAYVAHTSGSTGVPKGVPQTHAAFAQFTTWFAAEFGIGPGSRVAQWVTPEHDPALIELFATLVAGGTVHPVPEGVRAHPVKLAEWLGDNGITHLQTIPSFAAEIVRAIEKHDLAARLTSLEQFVLMGEAVSGDLVRGLRAALPAARLVNLYGPTETIAATWHPITEPDTEAVPIGRAIPGRRILVVDEHDRPCPDGVTGEIVVLSPYVSPGYTGAAAGRDAAFRPLRTESGLDEGVRTYRTGDLARRRADGALEFRGRSDNQVKVAGHRIELTDIELTLSAQETIVECAVVAKTDHHGLAAQLVAYVVPAPGAAPDGRPPRAWRTALRERLGRDMPPILFTVLRERLPRNAIGKVDRRRLPAPERR, encoded by the coding sequence ATGGTGTCCGAACTGGTCCACGAGCTCGTCCGCGCCCACGCCGACCGGACCCCGGAGGCCACGGCGATCCACTGGGAGGGCGGGAATCTGTCCTACCGGGAACTGGTGGACCGCGCCGCCGCGGTGACCGCCGCCCTCGGTGGCACCGACGAAGCGGTCGCGGTCCGCCTGCCGCAGGGCGAGACGCGGATCGCGGCGCTGCTCGGCGTGCTCGGCGCCGGCGCGCACCTGTCCTGGCTCGGCACCGGCGACCTCGGCGAGCGGGGCCGGGTGATCCTCGGTGATCTCCGCCCGGCGTACCTGCTGATCGACGGCGACGGCACGGACGACGCGCTGGCGTCGTGGTACCGGGACGAGTGCGGCGGCAAGCTCGTCGACGCCGGCGGGCTCGGCACCGAAGGGCTCGCAGCACCGTCTACAGTGGACCCATCAGGCCGGGCCTACGTCGCGCACACCTCCGGGTCGACCGGCGTGCCCAAGGGCGTGCCGCAGACGCACGCCGCGTTCGCGCAGTTCACCACCTGGTTCGCCGCGGAGTTCGGTATCGGCCCGGGATCACGGGTCGCGCAATGGGTCACGCCGGAACACGACCCGGCGCTGATCGAACTCTTCGCCACCTTGGTCGCGGGCGGGACCGTCCACCCGGTACCGGAGGGCGTCCGGGCGCATCCGGTGAAACTGGCCGAATGGCTGGGGGACAACGGGATCACGCATCTCCAGACGATCCCCAGCTTCGCCGCCGAGATCGTGCGCGCGATCGAAAAACACGACCTCGCCGCCAGGCTGACGTCACTCGAGCAGTTCGTGCTCATGGGCGAAGCCGTGTCCGGCGACCTCGTGCGCGGGCTCCGCGCGGCGTTGCCCGCCGCCCGGCTGGTCAACCTCTACGGACCGACCGAGACGATCGCGGCGACCTGGCATCCGATCACCGAGCCGGATACCGAGGCCGTCCCGATCGGGCGGGCCATCCCCGGACGGCGGATCCTCGTCGTCGACGAGCACGACCGGCCCTGCCCCGACGGCGTCACCGGCGAGATCGTCGTGCTGAGCCCGTACGTCTCCCCCGGGTACACCGGCGCCGCCGCCGGCCGGGACGCCGCCTTCCGGCCGCTGCGCACGGAATCCGGGCTCGACGAAGGCGTCCGCACCTATCGGACGGGCGATCTCGCCCGCCGTCGCGCCGACGGCGCGCTGGAATTCCGCGGCCGCAGTGACAACCAGGTCAAGGTGGCGGGCCACCGCATCGAACTCACCGACATCGAACTGACCCTTTCGGCGCAGGAGACGATCGTCGAATGCGCCGTCGTCGCCAAGACCGACCACCACGGCCTGGCGGCCCAGCTGGTCGCCTATGTGGTGCCCGCGCCCGGCGCGGCACCGGATGGACGGCCGCCGCGGGCTTGGCGGACGGCACTGCGTGAACGGCTCGGGCGGGACATGCCGCCGATCCTGTTCACGGTCCTGCGGGAACGGCTCCCGCGCAACGCCATCGGCAAAGTCGACCGGCGGCGACTCCCGGCACCAGAAAGGCGATGA
- a CDS encoding extracellular solute-binding protein — protein sequence MRPIRRTPDGRVVVRVWFADYPFQTYDGRPFLDPVRDRAEEFGRAHPDYLIEVTGHPFPAMAEEVARAAEPPDVAGYYASASRLALDTLDRDGLPMFTSVERAVAGREEILGEPVVLNDLEPALREAYTGRGGELLSQPFSVTTFLLYANMDLLRAAGITEIPRTWAEIAAACQKIGPGSITWPIHGWLVQQAVSAQGGVFADNGNGRDGRANRVELDSPEMLAWVDWCRRLHKDGLYHYTGTQGDWMGNFQAFASGRTAFVVDSSKAAWDLVRTGRGQGFEVGVGPMPRNENAPYAGNPVSGDSLWLARDIDPVTRDGALAFLQYLANPVNAAAWHRAHGFVPVTGTADLLLADQGWFAEHPYQRAGTEQLRSGDGSAAARGPVIGPSAGVNAAMTQALEDVLVRDAVPAERFRQATEEAQRLLDDYNADCDVPRTPSSLSIG from the coding sequence ATGCGCCCGATCCGCAGAACGCCGGACGGCCGCGTCGTCGTGCGCGTCTGGTTCGCGGACTACCCGTTCCAGACCTACGACGGCAGGCCGTTCCTCGATCCCGTCCGGGATCGAGCCGAGGAATTCGGCCGGGCGCACCCGGACTACCTGATCGAGGTGACCGGGCATCCCTTCCCCGCGATGGCGGAGGAGGTCGCCCGCGCCGCCGAACCACCCGACGTGGCCGGCTATTACGCCAGCGCGAGCAGGCTCGCCCTCGACACGCTCGACCGGGATGGCCTGCCGATGTTCACCTCGGTGGAACGCGCGGTCGCCGGACGCGAGGAGATCCTCGGCGAACCGGTCGTGCTGAACGACCTCGAACCGGCCTTGCGCGAGGCCTACACCGGGCGCGGCGGAGAGCTCCTGTCCCAGCCGTTCAGCGTGACCACATTCCTGTTGTACGCCAACATGGATCTTTTGCGCGCGGCGGGAATCACCGAGATTCCGCGCACCTGGGCCGAAATCGCGGCCGCCTGCCAGAAGATCGGCCCCGGTTCGATCACCTGGCCGATCCACGGCTGGCTGGTCCAGCAGGCCGTCTCCGCCCAGGGCGGGGTGTTCGCCGACAACGGGAACGGCCGCGACGGCCGCGCGAACCGGGTCGAACTGGACTCGCCGGAGATGCTGGCGTGGGTGGACTGGTGCCGCCGCCTGCACAAGGACGGGCTCTACCACTACACCGGGACCCAGGGCGACTGGATGGGGAACTTCCAGGCGTTCGCGAGCGGCCGGACGGCGTTCGTCGTCGACTCGTCGAAGGCGGCGTGGGATCTCGTGCGGACGGGACGCGGCCAGGGTTTCGAGGTCGGCGTCGGCCCGATGCCGCGCAACGAGAACGCGCCTTACGCCGGGAATCCGGTCTCCGGTGATTCCCTGTGGCTCGCCAGGGACATCGACCCGGTCACCCGGGACGGCGCGCTGGCCTTCCTGCAGTATCTCGCCAATCCGGTCAACGCCGCCGCCTGGCATCGCGCGCACGGTTTCGTGCCGGTCACCGGGACCGCGGACCTCCTGCTGGCGGACCAGGGCTGGTTCGCCGAGCACCCGTACCAGCGCGCGGGCACCGAGCAGCTCCGCTCCGGCGACGGCTCGGCCGCCGCGCGCGGACCCGTCATCGGCCCGTCGGCCGGTGTGAACGCGGCGATGACGCAGGCGCTGGAGGACGTGCTCGTCCGGGACGCCGTTCCGGCCGAACGGTTCCGGCAGGCCACCGAAGAGGCGCAGCGGCTGCTCGACGACTACAACGCCGACTGCGACGTGCCGCGTACCCCTAGTTCCCTTTCGATCGGCTGA
- a CDS encoding MFS transporter, which translates to MDTAAPRAAGRREWIGLAVLALPTMLVSLDISVLFLALPHLAADLGASATEQLWITDIYGFLIAGFLVTMGTLGDRIGRRKLLLIGATGFGAASVLAAFSGSPEMLIVSRAILGFAGATLLPSTLALISTMFQVPRQMGVAMAIWGTAFMAGVALGPVVGGILLSVFWWGSVFLMAVPLLAILLIAGPLLLPESRAPESGRIDLGSVALSLLAILPLVYGLKELTRTGAGVVLPIVAIVIGATAATLFVLRQRRLEDPLLDLKLFRNRQLSAAVLIGLIVGAVQSGTGLYIALYLQTVEGFGPLQAGLWLLVPNAALVIGINVSPKLAQRFRPGYVLAAGLAVSAVGQFLLTQVDSADGLALLVIGVSVGYLGVGPASALLNHLVMDSTPPEKAGSAASLSATGGELGVAGGIAVFGSIGAAVYGSTLLIPDGVPAPAAGAAEESISGAVTVAGELEPAVGASLLDSAREAFTSGLTTIAGLSVFLFLALGALAAFLLRNVRPVEHEEAGTETGDEVEAGQSPDSVPTRG; encoded by the coding sequence ATGGATACAGCTGCCCCCCGAGCCGCCGGGCGCCGCGAGTGGATAGGCCTCGCCGTCCTGGCCTTGCCGACCATGCTCGTTTCGCTGGACATCAGCGTCCTCTTCCTCGCGCTCCCGCATCTGGCCGCCGATCTCGGCGCCAGCGCCACGGAACAGCTGTGGATCACCGACATCTACGGGTTCCTGATCGCCGGTTTCCTGGTCACCATGGGCACCCTCGGTGACCGCATCGGCAGGCGCAAGCTCCTGCTGATCGGCGCGACCGGGTTCGGTGCCGCGTCGGTGCTCGCCGCCTTCTCCGGCAGCCCCGAGATGCTGATCGTGTCCAGGGCGATCCTCGGTTTCGCCGGCGCGACCCTGCTGCCGTCGACGCTGGCCTTGATCAGCACGATGTTCCAGGTGCCGCGGCAGATGGGCGTCGCGATGGCCATCTGGGGGACGGCCTTCATGGCGGGCGTCGCGCTCGGCCCGGTCGTCGGCGGCATCCTGCTTTCGGTCTTCTGGTGGGGTTCGGTGTTCCTGATGGCCGTGCCGCTGCTGGCGATCCTGCTGATCGCCGGACCGCTGCTGCTACCGGAAAGCCGCGCACCGGAGTCGGGACGGATCGACCTGGGCAGCGTGGCGTTGTCGCTGCTGGCGATCCTGCCGCTGGTGTACGGCCTGAAGGAGCTGACCAGGACGGGCGCGGGTGTCGTGCTGCCGATCGTCGCCATCGTGATCGGCGCGACCGCCGCGACCCTGTTCGTGCTGCGCCAGCGCAGGCTCGAAGATCCCTTGCTCGACCTCAAACTCTTCCGCAACCGCCAGCTGAGCGCGGCGGTGCTGATCGGGCTGATCGTGGGCGCCGTCCAGAGCGGCACCGGGCTGTACATCGCGCTGTATCTGCAGACGGTCGAGGGATTCGGCCCGCTGCAGGCCGGGCTGTGGCTGCTCGTCCCGAACGCGGCGCTCGTCATCGGCATCAACGTCTCGCCGAAGCTCGCCCAGCGCTTCCGGCCGGGCTACGTGCTCGCCGCCGGGCTCGCGGTCTCGGCGGTGGGGCAATTCCTGCTGACCCAAGTGGACAGTGCCGACGGGCTGGCGCTGCTCGTGATCGGCGTGAGCGTCGGCTACCTCGGGGTCGGGCCGGCTTCCGCGCTCTTGAACCACCTCGTGATGGATTCGACCCCGCCGGAGAAGGCGGGCTCCGCGGCGTCGCTTTCGGCGACCGGTGGCGAATTGGGCGTCGCGGGCGGGATCGCCGTGTTCGGCAGCATCGGCGCGGCCGTGTACGGCAGCACCCTGCTCATCCCGGACGGCGTTCCCGCGCCGGCCGCGGGTGCCGCGGAAGAAAGCATCAGCGGTGCCGTCACGGTCGCGGGCGAGCTGGAGCCCGCCGTCGGGGCTTCGCTGCTCGATTCCGCGCGCGAAGCCTTCACCAGCGGCCTGACGACCATCGCCGGGCTGAGCGTCTTCCTCTTCCTCGCGCTGGGGGCGCTCGCCGCCTTCCTGCTTCGGAACGTCCGGCCCGTCGAACACGAAGAGGCGGGGACCGAAACGGGGGACGAGGTGGAGGCGGGCCAGTCGCCCGACTCGGTGCCGACCCGCGGCTGA
- a CDS encoding FAD-dependent monooxygenase: MGQLIGDRAVVLGAGMAGLLTARVLSESYRSVVIVDRDEVEGVEGARRGVPQGRHAHALLAKGQQILQELFPGLDGELAASNVPAGDLAGDLRWYFNGQRLAPARSGLMSVSSTRPVLELHVRTRVAALPQVSFKTPFAVRGLRTGGQGRIIGVTIAGDDGEIEELAADLVVDATGRGSRSPVWLKELGFAPPEEDRIVINLAYTTRRFLLNSDPYGADLSINPVASLDNPRGGFFPKLHDGSSMLSLTGMLGDHPPTDPEGFLAFAKTLAAPEIYEAVKHAEPLDDPVTFKYPASVRRRYERLVDFPRGFLVIGDGVCSFNPVYGQGMTVAALEATVLREQLAQGIEPDAIQFFRAIAPLIDSPWDISAGGDLNFPGVEGPRTLKVRMGNAFMGKLHTAATRDPRVTEAFFRVAGLVDPPQALMRPSMILRVLRNSKPAADTGRLPVSEQVHVESGSRNDQ, from the coding sequence ATGGGGCAACTGATCGGAGACCGGGCCGTCGTGCTCGGCGCTGGCATGGCTGGATTGCTGACGGCGCGGGTGCTGTCGGAGTCCTACCGGAGTGTCGTCATCGTCGACCGGGACGAGGTCGAGGGAGTCGAGGGGGCCCGCCGCGGTGTGCCCCAGGGGCGGCACGCGCACGCGTTGCTCGCCAAGGGACAGCAGATCCTGCAGGAGCTCTTTCCCGGTCTGGACGGTGAATTGGCCGCGTCCAACGTGCCCGCCGGCGACCTCGCGGGTGATCTCCGCTGGTACTTCAACGGGCAGCGGCTGGCTCCGGCGCGGTCCGGGCTGATGAGCGTCTCCTCGACCCGCCCGGTGCTGGAGCTCCACGTGCGCACCCGGGTCGCGGCGCTGCCCCAGGTCAGCTTCAAGACGCCGTTCGCCGTGCGCGGCCTGCGCACCGGCGGCCAGGGCCGGATCATCGGGGTGACGATCGCCGGCGATGACGGCGAGATCGAGGAACTCGCCGCCGATCTCGTGGTGGACGCGACCGGCCGCGGCTCACGGTCGCCGGTCTGGTTGAAGGAGCTGGGTTTCGCCCCGCCCGAAGAGGACCGCATCGTCATCAACCTCGCGTACACGACCCGGCGGTTCCTGCTGAACTCCGACCCGTACGGCGCGGACCTCTCGATCAACCCGGTGGCCTCGCTCGACAACCCGCGCGGCGGGTTCTTCCCGAAGCTCCACGACGGCAGCTCGATGCTGTCGCTGACCGGGATGCTCGGCGACCACCCGCCCACCGACCCCGAAGGGTTCCTCGCCTTCGCGAAAACCCTTGCCGCGCCCGAGATCTACGAAGCCGTCAAGCACGCGGAACCACTGGACGACCCGGTCACCTTCAAGTACCCGGCCAGCGTGCGGCGCCGCTACGAGCGGCTGGTCGACTTCCCGCGCGGGTTCCTGGTGATCGGCGACGGCGTGTGCAGCTTCAACCCCGTCTACGGGCAGGGGATGACGGTCGCCGCGCTGGAGGCGACGGTGCTGCGGGAGCAGCTCGCCCAGGGGATCGAGCCGGACGCGATCCAGTTCTTCCGCGCGATCGCGCCGCTGATCGACTCCCCGTGGGACATCTCGGCGGGCGGTGACCTCAACTTCCCCGGTGTGGAAGGGCCGCGCACGCTGAAGGTCCGTATGGGCAACGCGTTCATGGGCAAGCTGCACACCGCCGCGACGCGCGATCCCCGGGTCACCGAGGCCTTCTTCCGGGTCGCCGGTCTGGTGGATCCCCCGCAGGCGCTGATGCGTCCGTCGATGATTCTCCGTGTCCTTCGCAATTCCAAGCCGGCCGCCGATACCGGGCGGCTGCCCGTCTCCGAGCAGGTACACGTCGAAAGTGGGAGCAGAAATGACCAGTGA
- a CDS encoding phosphopantetheine-binding protein — translation MTSENVSAAGRIEAIWKDVLDVQEIRQEDTFFELGGQSVTAVFVVERIEAEFGVSLDIGDLFEDPDLATFTQDVLSRSRKAA, via the coding sequence ATGACCAGTGAGAACGTCAGCGCAGCCGGTCGGATCGAGGCGATCTGGAAGGACGTGCTGGACGTCCAGGAGATCCGCCAGGAGGACACGTTCTTCGAATTGGGCGGGCAGTCGGTCACCGCGGTCTTCGTCGTCGAGCGGATCGAGGCGGAGTTCGGTGTCTCCCTCGACATCGGCGACCTCTTCGAGGACCCGGATCTCGCCACGTTCACCCAGGACGTGCTTTCCCGCAGCCGTAAAGCGGCGTGA
- a CDS encoding FkbM family methyltransferase codes for MPLRRLPNGWEIAQVDPGEAAFLYREIFVERSYLRDGFPNPTPEVIFDIGANIGMASMFFAQTFPDAFIVAAEPAPEPFAALTENFRRHVRGGVTHNVALADREGTRRLGYYPNATAESGFYADQDSETELARRLLVERGLSPAQAEAVAESRHKLSYIDCRTTTVSALIREHAVDHVDLLKIDVEKSEIEVLAGIEEPDWGRIRNVVMEIHDFDDRLHQVLTLLKERGFTCETEQETELSASDIFMIYATKPV; via the coding sequence ATGCCGCTGCGAAGGCTGCCCAACGGGTGGGAAATCGCGCAGGTCGATCCGGGCGAGGCCGCGTTCCTCTACCGGGAGATCTTCGTCGAGCGGTCCTATCTCCGTGACGGGTTCCCGAATCCCACGCCGGAAGTGATCTTCGACATCGGGGCCAACATCGGCATGGCTTCGATGTTCTTCGCGCAGACCTTTCCGGACGCGTTCATCGTCGCGGCGGAACCCGCGCCGGAGCCGTTCGCCGCGCTGACGGAGAACTTCCGCAGGCACGTGCGCGGCGGGGTCACGCACAACGTCGCGCTGGCCGACCGGGAGGGCACGCGGCGGCTCGGCTACTACCCGAACGCCACTGCCGAGTCGGGGTTCTACGCCGACCAGGACAGCGAGACGGAACTCGCGCGCCGTCTCCTGGTGGAGCGGGGGCTTTCCCCGGCTCAGGCCGAGGCGGTCGCCGAGTCCCGGCACAAGCTGTCCTACATCGACTGCCGGACGACCACGGTGTCCGCGCTGATCCGCGAGCACGCGGTCGACCACGTCGATCTGCTGAAGATCGACGTGGAGAAGAGCGAGATCGAAGTACTGGCGGGGATCGAGGAGCCGGACTGGGGCCGCATCCGCAACGTCGTCATGGAGATCCACGACTTCGACGATCGGCTGCATCAGGTCCTGACCCTGTTGAAGGAACGCGGTTTCACCTGCGAGACGGAGCAGGAGACCGAGCTTTCGGCGTCCGACATCTTCATGATCTACGCGACGAAACCGGTCTGA
- a CDS encoding nucleotide disphospho-sugar-binding domain-containing protein — protein MFCVFPAPAHFLPLVSYAWALQAAGHEVRIAAPSGQDTGITSVDFDRVVTATGLIPAVCGEPEPLAVHDRGHPGWLDLLPTEAETARFSKVLDLDAAGLHVWEMFHCFQVLAARDYHPPKPRQDVLALVDFAVEWRPDLVLWDPWLPGGAVAARVSGAAHARVLNAPDYSGFVLDRIARRRAEGVDVPEDPLTATVRPLAEHFGLTLDEELLLGQWTVDPFPDGLRLPSRVPSVSVRNVPFNGAAPAPDWLHTPSDRPRIGLSLGVSVRKFMKGDWGRTAKLLDAVADLDVDVIATLDKNQLADRPAGVPSNVRTVDYIPLNQLLPTCAALIHHGSTGTFASATAFGVPQLICDTDEPVRCYGKPTEDGIEWRFDCQKQLTATETAEVVTRHGAGFRIDHQKQSAEEIRDRVRRVLEEPSHAEGAAALRRGWLATPGPTEIVGVLERLTAENRA, from the coding sequence ATGTTCTGTGTTTTCCCCGCACCGGCGCATTTCCTGCCGCTGGTCTCCTACGCCTGGGCGCTCCAGGCGGCGGGACACGAGGTGCGCATCGCCGCGCCGTCGGGGCAGGACACCGGGATCACCTCGGTCGATTTCGACCGGGTGGTCACGGCCACCGGGTTGATCCCGGCGGTGTGCGGGGAGCCGGAGCCGCTCGCGGTGCACGACCGCGGCCATCCCGGCTGGCTGGACCTGCTGCCGACCGAAGCGGAGACCGCGCGGTTCTCCAAGGTGCTCGACCTCGACGCCGCCGGCCTCCACGTCTGGGAGATGTTCCACTGCTTCCAGGTGCTCGCGGCTCGTGACTACCATCCGCCGAAGCCCCGGCAGGACGTGCTGGCGCTGGTGGACTTCGCCGTCGAGTGGCGGCCGGATCTGGTGCTGTGGGATCCGTGGCTCCCGGGCGGTGCCGTGGCGGCGCGGGTTTCCGGCGCGGCGCACGCACGGGTGCTGAACGCCCCCGACTACTCCGGTTTCGTGCTCGACCGGATCGCGCGGCGGCGGGCCGAAGGCGTCGACGTGCCGGAGGACCCGCTGACCGCGACCGTCCGCCCGCTCGCCGAGCACTTCGGCCTCACCCTGGACGAGGAGCTGCTGCTCGGCCAGTGGACGGTCGATCCCTTCCCCGACGGTCTGCGGCTGCCGAGCCGGGTCCCGTCGGTGTCGGTGCGCAACGTGCCGTTCAACGGCGCGGCACCGGCGCCGGACTGGCTGCACACTCCCTCCGATCGGCCGAGGATCGGCCTGTCACTGGGGGTTTCGGTCCGCAAGTTCATGAAGGGCGACTGGGGCCGGACGGCGAAGCTGCTCGACGCCGTCGCCGATCTCGACGTCGACGTGATCGCCACCCTCGACAAGAACCAGCTCGCCGACCGCCCGGCAGGTGTGCCGTCGAACGTCCGCACCGTGGACTACATCCCGCTCAACCAGTTGCTGCCGACCTGTGCCGCGCTGATCCATCACGGCTCGACCGGCACCTTCGCCTCGGCGACGGCGTTCGGGGTGCCGCAACTGATCTGCGACACCGATGAGCCCGTCCGGTGCTACGGGAAACCCACCGAAGACGGGATCGAATGGCGGTTCGACTGCCAGAAGCAGCTCACCGCCACCGAGACCGCCGAGGTGGTCACCCGGCACGGCGCCGGTTTCCGCATCGATCACCAGAAGCAGAGCGCGGAGGAGATCCGGGATCGCGTCCGCCGCGTGCTCGAGGAGCCGTCCCACGCCGAAGGCGCGGCGGCTCTGCGGCGGGGCTGGCTGGCCACGCCCGGGCCGACGGAGATCGTCGGCGTCCTGGAACGGCTGACCGCCGAGAACCGCGCCTGA
- the rfbB gene encoding dTDP-glucose 4,6-dehydratase, which yields MRILVTGGAGFIGSEFVRAALRGELPGLSEAEITVFDKLTYSGNLANLAPVAEAAGYRFVRGDTADPHAVDEIVAGHDAIVHFAAETHVDRSIVSAAQFVQTNVAGTQLLLEAAQRHGVGRFVHVSTDEVYGSIDSGSWTEQSPLDPNVPYAAAKAGSDLLALAFHRTRGLDVVVTRCTNNYGHYQYPEKVIPLFITNLLDGKSIPLYGDGRNVRDWLHVSDHCRALAMVLNSGRAGEVYHIGGGTELDNNGLVERLLEACGAGWDRVRHVPDRLGHDRRYSLDITKIRDELGYEPRVRFEDGLATTIEWYRDNRSWWEPLKADATVTRAA from the coding sequence ATGAGGATCCTGGTGACCGGAGGGGCCGGATTCATCGGCTCGGAGTTCGTCCGCGCGGCGTTGCGCGGCGAACTGCCGGGGCTTTCCGAGGCCGAGATCACCGTCTTCGACAAACTGACCTATTCGGGGAATCTGGCCAATCTCGCTCCGGTCGCCGAAGCGGCGGGATACCGGTTCGTCCGCGGGGACACCGCCGATCCGCATGCGGTGGACGAGATCGTCGCCGGGCACGACGCCATCGTGCACTTCGCCGCCGAGACCCACGTCGACCGTTCGATCGTGAGCGCGGCGCAGTTCGTGCAGACCAACGTCGCCGGGACCCAGCTGCTGCTGGAGGCCGCGCAGCGGCACGGCGTCGGCCGGTTCGTGCACGTCTCGACCGACGAGGTCTACGGCTCGATCGACTCGGGCTCGTGGACCGAGCAGTCACCGCTGGACCCGAATGTCCCTTACGCCGCCGCGAAAGCCGGTTCGGACCTGCTGGCGCTGGCGTTCCACCGCACCCGCGGGCTGGACGTCGTCGTCACCCGGTGCACGAACAACTACGGGCATTACCAGTACCCGGAGAAGGTGATCCCGTTGTTCATCACCAATCTCCTCGACGGGAAGTCCATCCCGCTCTACGGCGACGGGCGCAACGTCCGTGACTGGCTGCACGTCTCGGACCACTGCCGCGCGCTCGCGATGGTGCTGAACAGCGGCCGCGCCGGCGAGGTCTACCACATCGGCGGCGGTACCGAACTCGACAACAACGGCTTGGTCGAGCGGCTGCTCGAGGCCTGCGGCGCGGGCTGGGACCGGGTGCGGCACGTGCCGGACCGGCTCGGGCACGACCGTCGCTATTCCCTGGACATCACCAAGATCCGCGACGAACTCGGTTACGAGCCGCGAGTCCGGTTCGAGGACGGCCTCGCGACGACGATCGAGTGGTACCGCGACAACCGCAGCTGGTGGGAGCCGCTGAAGGCCGACGCCACCGTCACCAGGGCGGCGTGA